aactatacACGAAGGTGTTTAATTAAATCTAATAACCAGCTATTAAAAGATTAAAAGCCGAAGAAATTATCGGTAAAAAATGCGTAGATAGTCATATTTGCATGCTGCAAGCGAATTATGCAACCAACATTTCACCTTTCTTCGTCGTGTATAAAGTTGGGCGACATGCAGGCGTAGGAAGGAAACCTACGGATCATGCACGAGGCACGACCAACAGGAAAATTTTCTGCTCGATTATTTCTTATCACTGTAAACATCTTTCGAATTGATCACACAATtcgtaagtatttttaataaattcgttttcgtttttcagaTTGTATTATCACTGCTGAGTTATTCGTCGTGCGAAGAATCTTCGAGTCCGAAATATCCGGAAAATACGGCGGATATATCGTCGATAAATAATTTAGCGTACAAACCTCCGATCACATTGGATCCGCGAATTCGTAAAGCTCTGCTGAACGTTTTGAATCGATTAGAAGAACAGGAGAAAAGCAAAACCGCGGATACGAAGTCGGATGCCCAAAAATACGAACAACAGCAGCAAATATTCGATACGAAATCGAATCCAAAGCAGTACGAACAACAAGTACCAGTGAACGATGATGTGAAATGGGAGTATAAATCCAACGATTCCGGTAAAGATTACGGTTTCTACGAAATTATCCAAGATAAACCATCGCCAACGTTACCGACAACATCGACGACCAACGATGAGAGCCCTGATAAAGAAAAAACGGAAGACGAACCGGGAGcactttttttccaagtacCTGATAAACAGGAGGAAGCAAGTAAAGAGAAACACGAAAGCTTGAATTTGCAAGAAACAAAAAGCGCCTTAACTTCGGATCTGATATTTGGTCATTTGGAAGATGAAATAAAACAGGAGCGTAAAAACACGAAAGATTCAAATAACACGTCAAATTCGCAGTCAGAAAGCGCCGAAGAAGACGTAGAAGTATTTCAAGCTCCTTTATTAACAGCTTTTACGTTGGAACAAGACGAACGAGGATTACCGCGAAGGATCATACCTTTGGATACGGCTGAACTGAGTTCCATTTTGGACAATAAAATCAACGTTGATCCTACCCAAGAAATCAGAAAAGCTCGCGAACAGCAGAATACACGTTCCTCAGAACCCCCTGCACTTCCGCAAAATGACCAGAAACGTTACCAGTTAAATTTAGAATCCCAGTTGCTACAATTACAAGAACAAAAACGTCAGCTCGATTTAGAAAAACAGAGATTTCTGATCGAGcaagaaaaacaaaagtttttcgCGGAGCAAGAAAACAATCGTAGATTAAAAATTGCTTTAGAATTAAGGGATAGAGAAAATTTCTTCAGGTCGATTAAGCAAAATGAAATACCAAGACAAGAAGTAGCGTTACAAAAAAGCATCCCATTAGAAATTTATAATAAACCTGTTATTTTACAGCCCCTTCCTCTAGTTCCTGTACCACTTATCCAATATAAGCCGCAGTTCGAATTCCCCGAAACAGTAGATAGAcaattgcaaaatttatttcaaagatCAGGAATAACTCAAGGTAAACACGAAGATTTAAATATTGTATCTAAAGTATTGGCTTTAAATTATGACGAAAAAGATAAACCAAAAATCTCTGCCGAACGATTACGTACCGCTTCTGGAAATTTTAGAACTAAGAGAAGACCAGACGATAAATTTTGGGGCGTTtagaaaatacttacctatattgaATTTATGTggttgggtacctacctatatgaagACCTATTTGTATCAATTGCTAACAACGATGGGTATATTTATTGTGCATTTCATTTAGCATTTATTCATATTTATTATGAACATTCTTCGTCAAAGAACGTTATGAAATGAAAGGATTTGTTGAACTTGAAGATGATTTCATTTCAGTGTTGCAAAAcaatgtgtttttaaaaaaatacctacaaaaagtaggattacattttttttaaatttaaatgttaAAACAATcataaacattgttttttaagACGTGTGTTCTGaacagaaaaacgaaaaattttttatatctccgtttggttttttttgatgttaaaacaattttaaagaTTTCAACATCacgtctcgtttttttttcagaaactgaaTTACTTTCTATGCCTACTAAAAATATGATTGAgttgaaaataatacctatgtattacAATTCATtcagtgttttaaaatttttttttcaaacgaagttgaaaatttttttttttttcgaaaattaaacttgaaaaaaacgcttgaaacattttttttaaaagctcatGTTTGTATTTTTCTTACGTTTTAAGCGTGTTTGCGACATGTTTTATTCAAACAGggagaaaatgagaaatattgTACTCATGGATTTTTTGTATGATTTATTTACATTTAcgtattacctatttttttgttcatttgttgCAAGGTAAGTGCACCTAGAAACGCTCACCtctttgaaattatattttcccaGCCtattggtttaatttttttgcagtttcaaGTCCCCGAATTCGTCATTTAATGAAGGTGGGCTATATTAGGTACACTTGCCAGTGttgaaccaatttttatgaacaatggtattttttaaaaatatagccattgaataaaaattaggtgtgttttttttaaggTTTTATACTtaatctcctttttttttgtgatttttgtacCTCACAAGTTACCTGTATTTAGAAAACTATCGATTACCTACCCAAGAAAGCATTCTATTGAATACCTactgatgtacctacctattatggTTACTTACCTTTTACCTAACTAACCTCAAGCTTTTTTGTTATCAACGatttcttattaaaaattacgaatgtatgtacctacttacctatgtatgtacttattaccgattttattgttgtaaaaaataaattcaattctggatttttgaacattttttttttttttttttttttttagaatgaatttaaCAAACGTAGGATGTTAGGTAATTATTATGTCAATTACACTACATACAAATACGTAACAGGTAACCTTGTATTCaatgaatcaatttcaaataaataaatagaaaataaatatgaaaacgTTCTAATTCAACTCCATCATAATGTATCTAAGTGACATTGGGTAGGTAATTAATAACTaaagaatttacaaaattttcaccggtaaaattaattattatccAATGTTAAATTCTACATACAACATCAGAAACCCATTCAAAGAGTTTTAAAAGAAGAGAGTGGTTGAAAGAGAGTCGAAATACTTCAATAtcttgactcatttttttttttataaagataGTGTCTTGCAAAACTAAagcaaaaatttgccaaattcaacaattttcacagaaattaagaaaatttgtaattttattagaagcttttccatttttcagagtttttctttgtttttttgtttgttgcaATGAACCACTTTGAATTCAAAACACAATAATTATCTTCATCGGCTCATGAAATAAAAGTGGagcatttaaaataaaaatattgaaagaatttaaaattaaacaaatgcAACAAAACAACTGAGAGACAAATGTCTAAGAAATGAATGTCaaggctcaaaattttggatgtaACGGAGTAGGCAGAGGTACCACCAAGGAAGATGCAAGATAAATCAGTTGCCTATTCATCGCAGTAAAGGAACAAATTACTGTTGTAAAAACAACCTGGTTCAAATACGTTTTCTATCGTACGAATGAATAATAGTTTGAAAACCACATCAAAGTTGCAAtaatgagatttttaaaaaaatcatttagttttattttgcatggtaagtatcaaaaattcaggtaaaactaggaaaattgaacaaattttataaaattttgtttatattGAAACACAAGTTAAGTACTTATTcctacgatgaaaaattcattgaacatttttttcaagtcatattGTTCCGTCAGTTTGCCAAATAGGCGATATACTTCATTAATCAGTTATGAGCTTAACGACTGATATGAACTATTCGAtttaattttccgaaaaataatTATGCAAGTTGAACACGTTGAtctaattcacattttttgaacttaacttaaaatcagatgaaataaaataataattatcgaATAAAATAAGAATACATCACAGGTTATTTAtcgtaaataaatataaataaattatcaaatacAAACGTTTACGTATACGAAtgaagtaaataaaataaatacatacttaaAAAGGTACATTTTAAAATCTATTATCACAGTTTTCCAAGCGCTAAttgttaaaataaaataacacaaaaGGAACAAACGAGAATACTAAAAATACACgactgatttgatttttaaacgagttacttttttgagtttCCGAATCAAGATTTAAATTAGTAGGCGAGCCACTGTTGTACCAAATAGGTCTATTTGACAATGGCTGAATAGGACGAAAGTTATGTGACAGAATTCCAGCATCGGAATGTATTGTTCTGAATTTCGCCAACTATAATTATGAATCAAATTAGTATGCTAAAGATgcgaagatgaaaatttgaatgaaaaataatcacttaCTTGTTCGTGAGATAAAAGTATAGGATGTTTAAAATCAATCCATCTGACTCCTTCGGAGCATGGAGGTGTAGTTAACGATCCCATGTAAGTGAAATAATTATCTACGTTTGATGGTAACAGATCAACTAATTTTAATGACTCTTCCAGAGGAACAGTGCTTTGTGGATTCACGATACGGCTTAAAGACTGCACGATaggtttgtaaaatttattatcTTTTTCTGTAACCTGAAAGTCAATTCAATTACGatatattataaaataaaatatattgaaGGAAAGAGTAGTTGTATCAACGCCTAGTGTTCGATAGGTAAACAACCAATATTACACTGATGTACCTATGTATCAAATTATTAATACCTACGgcaaaagtagaatttttcaaatacgagtaacaAGAGCAATTTTTACCTTTATTGCGCAGtactttaaaacttttttttttcaaattccgatATTAAGTGCTTAGATGAGTCAGTttaataaaagaagaaaattacgTACACAGGTAATTATAAAGAT
The sequence above is a segment of the Planococcus citri chromosome 3, ihPlaCitr1.1, whole genome shotgun sequence genome. Coding sequences within it:
- the LOC135839951 gene encoding uncharacterized protein LOC135839951, encoding MQFGEFCYFFNMIILIVLSLLSYSSCEESSSPKYPENTADISSINNLAYKPPITLDPRIRKALLNVLNRLEEQEKSKTADTKSDAQKYEQQQQIFDTKSNPKQYEQQVPVNDDVKWEYKSNDSGKDYGFYEIIQDKPSPTLPTTSTTNDESPDKEKTEDEPGALFFQVPDKQEEASKEKHESLNLQETKSALTSDLIFGHLEDEIKQERKNTKDSNNTSNSQSESAEEDVEVFQAPLLTAFTLEQDERGLPRRIIPLDTAELSSILDNKINVDPTQEIRKAREQQNTRSSEPPALPQNDQKRYQLNLESQLLQLQEQKRQLDLEKQRFLIEQEKQKFFAEQENNRRLKIALELRDRENFFRSIKQNEIPRQEVALQKSIPLEIYNKPVILQPLPLVPVPLIQYKPQFEFPETVDRQLQNLFQRSGITQGKHEDLNIVSKVLALNYDEKDKPKISAERLRTASGNFRTKRRPDDKFWGV